A part of Raphanus sativus cultivar WK10039 unplaced genomic scaffold, ASM80110v3 Scaffold0398, whole genome shotgun sequence genomic DNA contains:
- the LOC108845048 gene encoding probable UDP-arabinopyranose mutase 4, whose product MAGYNLEAIEAAPLKEDVDIVIPTIRNLDFLEQWRPFLKHYHLIIVQDGDPSINIRVPEGYDYELYNRNDINRILGPRANCISYKDGGCRCFGFMVSKKKYIYTIDDDCFVAKDPSGKEINVIAQHIKNLETPSTPHYFNTLYDPFRDGTDFVRGYPFSLREGVPTAISHGLWLNIPDYDAPTQLVKPRERNIRYVDAVMTIPKGVLYPMCGMNLAFNRELIGPAMYFGLMGEGQPISRYDDMWAGWAAKVVCDHLGFGVKTGLPYVWHSKASNPFVNLKKEHKGLHWQEEMVPFFQNLRLSKESDTAAKCYMELSKRTKEKLTEVDPYFENLADAMVAWIEAWEELNPPVDGKDVKASDKN is encoded by the exons ATGGCGGGCTACAACCTCGAAGCAATCGAAGCAGCACCGTTAAAGGAAGATGTGGATATTGTGATCCCAACGATCAGGAACCTTGACTTTCTGGAACAATGGAGGCCATTTCTCAAGCATTACCATTTGATCATTGTCCAAGATGGAGACCCTTCGATCAATATCCGAGTTCCAGAGGGTTATGACTATGAGCTCTACAACCGTAACGATATTAACAGGATCCTTGGTCCTAGAGCTAATTGTATTTCCTACAAGGATGGTGGATGTCGTTGCTTtggcttcatggtttccaagaaGAAGTATATCTACACCATTGATGATGATTGCTTT GTGGCAAAGGATCCAAGTGGGAAAGAAATCAATGTGATAGCTCAACACATAAAGAACCTCGAGACACCTTCAACACCACACTACTTCAACACTCTCTATGACCCTTTTAGAGATGGAACTGACTTTGTGAGAGGATACCCTTTCAGTTTGAGGGAAGGTGTTCCAACCGCCATCTCTCATGGCCTTTGGCTCAACATCCCTGATTACGATGCCCCGACCCAGCTCGTGAAGCCTCGTGAACGTAACATCAG GTATGTTGATGCAGTGATGACAATCCCAAAAGGTGTATTGTACCCAATGTGTGGCATGAATCTTGCTTTCAATAGAGAGCTTATTGGACCTGCTATGTATTTTGGCCTTATGGGTGAAGGCCAACCCATTTCCCGGTACGATGACATGTGGGCTGGTTGGGCAGCTAAAGTGGTGTGTGACCACTTGGGCTTTGGGGTCAAAACCGGTCTGCCGTATGTGTGGCATAGCAAAGCGAGTAACCCGTTCGTGAACCTAAAGAAAGAGCACAAGGGACTTCATTGGCAAGAAGAGATGGTTCCTTTCTTCCAAAATCTTCGTCTCTCCAAAGAATCTGACACTGCCGCTAAATGCTACATGGAGTTGTCCAAGAGGACAAAGGAGAAGCTTACTGAAGTTGATCCTTACTTTGAGAATTTGGCTGATGCAATGGTCGCTTGGATTGAGGCGTGGGAGGAGCTTAACCCGCCAGTTGATGGAAAAGATGTCAAGGCAAGTGATAAAAATTGA